The proteins below come from a single Xenopus tropicalis strain Nigerian chromosome 9, UCB_Xtro_10.0, whole genome shotgun sequence genomic window:
- the LOC116406496 gene encoding uromodulin-like: MAVYNSSDYKYPYQGAQIDLYTKTVIYIGVFLEGPDPSLYAMVLKNCYATPSSNPDDPIKYYIIQNRCPSKSDGTVNVAENGVSSQARFSFQMFTFVGNYNQVYLHCQIYACDSRTSACAPTCSGSRALDVTTQTTTNLKIGPFNRLDPAPSPASAAYGKTALFKITVNVCVQANDFSSNKE; encoded by the exons ATGGCGGTTTATAACAGCAGCGACTATAAATATCCATACCAAGGAGCACAAATTGATCTATACACAAAAACAGTGATTTATATTGGAGTGTTCCTTGAAGGGCCGGATCCATCTCTGTATGCCATGGTACTGAAAAACTGTTATGCGACTCCATCAAGCAATCCCGATGATCCCATAAAGTATTATATCATCCAAAACAG GTGCCCTAGCAAGAGTGACGGTACTGTCAATGTAGCAGAAAATGGCGTATCTAGCCAAGCCCGGTTCTCTTTTCAAATGTTCACATTTGTTGGGAATTATAACCAGGTCTATCTGCACTGTCAGATCTATGCGTGTGACAGTAGGACCTCCGCCTGCGCACCT aCATGCTCTGGTTCCCGTGCCTTGGATGTAACCACACAGACTACCACCAATCTGAAAATCGGACCATTCAACAGGCTGG ATCCAGCTCCTTCCCCTGCATCTGCAGCTTATGGTAAAACAGCACTTTTTAAAATTACTGTTAATGTGTGTGTCCAAGCAAATGACTTTTCTAGTAACAAGGAATAG